The Culex pipiens pallens isolate TS chromosome 2, TS_CPP_V2, whole genome shotgun sequence DNA window CTTCAATGTTGAACGTCTGCAGATGCTCGTCCGAGCCGTCCTCCTTGTCCTGCGCTCCACCCTTGTACTGAATTGGACATCTGCTTGTGCACCTGGACAAACTCGGGCGTGGGCAGTAGGTCCAACCGGAAGTCGTGCATGACCACGCAGAAAATTCCCGGCAGATCGGCCAGTTCGGCGTcctaaaagtgtgcaaacaagaAGAAGAACGACAATGTTAGTTACGGCTGGAGAGGGGCGACAGAGCACGCGTTAGTCCTCACTGTTGGGAAGTCCTTTATCACTGGAGTGGCAACGACAGTCCGTCGGGATTGGTGGTCGAGCAGCTGAGCGGTGGCGTATCCGGCGGGGCTTGTG harbors:
- the LOC120427087 gene encoding uncharacterized protein LOC120427087 isoform X2; this translates as MVCSGSRNGSWRTRTSPAGYATAQLLDHQSRRTVVATPVIKDFPTDAELADLPGIFCVVMHDFRLDLLPTPEFVQVHKQMSNSVQGWSAGQGGRLGRASADVQH